One Hordeum vulgare subsp. vulgare chromosome 4H, MorexV3_pseudomolecules_assembly, whole genome shotgun sequence DNA window includes the following coding sequences:
- the LOC123446526 gene encoding uncharacterized protein LOC123446526, whose product MDGDSPVMTDGERRAYRYVQAPKVQGLSGMKNSWSNDSLFSYAGAGGSRAVVHSCVCAPTTHPGSFRCKHHRQSAAHLGAAGQAQVQPTAEADADARRNEVHGDMSTADDEKAS is encoded by the coding sequence ATGGATGGCGACAGCCCGGTGATGACGGACGGCGAGCGGAGGGCGTACCGGTACGTGCAGGCGCCCAAGGTGCAGGGCCTGAGCGGCATGAAGAATTCTTGGTCCAACGACTCGCTCTTCAGCTACGCCGGCGCAGGGGGCAGCAGGGCCGTTGTCCACTCGTGCGTGTGCGCGCCCACCACGCACCCGGGCTCCTTCCGCTGCAAGCACCACCGCCAGAGCGCCGCCCACCTCGGCGCCGCCGGTCAGGCGCAAGTGCAACCAACGGCTGAGGCCGACGCCGACGCTAGGCGCAACGAGGTCCACGGAGACATGTCGACCGCGGATGACGAGAAGGCGTCGTGA